In Paroedura picta isolate Pp20150507F chromosome 6, Ppicta_v3.0, whole genome shotgun sequence, one genomic interval encodes:
- the NPAT gene encoding protein NPAT isoform X1, whose protein sequence is MLLPSDVARLVLGYLQQEKLLTTCRTFIVESSDLKEYAEHCTGEGVVPACLLSLFGKNLTTILNEYIVMKTKETTHDVPAMMSSLWKKLDYTLSQIRSMQNSSAFSVHQRGRTRSAIADMKKQKCLQPSASSNLGASCVLLQPGQLSSAPMTATQVFLKPVATPSQAQTRANSASAHRTQAQGSSNNTGDSLGLLSAVVQERKLHSSAMSPGKRKSDSQKKKAISSETQSSNSSSEDSPTAEEDSSPMEEESEPLEELIDGNFPQMVIENAREKILSNKCLQEKLAENINKFLGSDGTVTQTPKQPDTGPTIQESSIDELLGLQQGEIHMTEEAIQEILEQTESDPAFQGLFDMFDFGKTKGSKSAPQGILAQSGGEENAMLVDEENLKALESYIGTKEMSDGSQDRLSYTGDHSEEAVCILKSGDNDVILEEHLKMQSIIDGEFQVVSETRIETDSNQTRLDSQHLQHKTTFESDPDQVSALEFNENQEDSYQKQETAASRIDAEMETGLLHQGVQNLPELHYDQLDNQQKSLSERAECCSLPDNMLSENTDAKFLAPLHAGHSEMLEKTNVVDSDHLEDATKRVEQAPQGSAFFPAPSPPNPNSPTLSNFQEQNKLADSITAPVASASNPTPTELQLEVVDTSSSLPSEDQIVLAESCSEPPNQKSADSEVMLVEMQEPSSSTKPDADSLFLPSDNERHTEMPVESQPTTPTACSVPPPEPTGESSPGAKAAGSVSSSGQAAEDDPSSIVSLKIIISDDPFVSSETELNNAVSSITGDNLPTIILSSPAKSPTRMMGPARCIVTPEEAERTGESTLVEQNLLIVRSQDSVVSTLSVQNEECAVFSVSGASSAAKDGGFIQLVPGASTSFNGSNSVYIATCMTEPAALGTGVTPSNLVMLPGSSTSLTPQVPAAQQLRTPPRTSGLFAMNPPMSPNFSQGSAIIIASPVQPVLQGMVGMIPVSIMGQSGNAFSDPSRQVLHMPIQTSLGSGGVPKLPLPPKSQKLPRSKSNAGKLKMDQSGSDSVNRPGSRMQRGGNSERNACANLRKKLEAVAVDVTSSSPKQNETHRRVLYFDSALAETGGNPPASQKERNESPVLSGNSHSGAPSSAKTQPSKRERERTLPRILCKPDITNRTTAVKEAQSERKASGLGLASDMLRKQTANKENELERSVEKKSPNHEVASLSNGQQSINLHVEKNGSPAQEPTKKQGLQVNANSKNSGVLTSKEPKKDSAKSPSQAHCLTSPLTKQAVELLHDIQKHSPAAKLPENGDLPVPRTPGSGERHSEDTFDIIRTPTCKRFSEDSATPRIMVPPATPDLPACSPASETGSENSVSMAAHTLMILSRAAIARTSTNTPLKDNTQQFRSLRSAAKKRKQEEVLECERNSRPASKKDLTNFTVPIKKKKVKQKKLPISFPAGMDVDKFLLSLHYDE, encoded by the exons GCCGCACACGAAGCGCCATCGCAGATATGAAGAAGCAGAAGTGCCTCCAGCCGTCGGCCTCTTCCAACTTGGGAGCATCGTGTGTCTTGCTTCAGCCAGGACAGCTGAGCTCTGCTCCAATGACAGCCACGCAAGTTTTCCTCAAACCAGTGGCCACGCCAAGCCAGGCTCAGACAAGAGCCAACTCTGCATCGGCACACCGGACCCAAGCACAAGGAAGCAGCAATAACA CAGGAGATTCTCTCGGCTTACTTTCTGCCGTAGTTCAAGAACGAAAGCTTCACTCAAGCGCAATGTCTCCAGGGAAACGAAAAAG TGACTCCCAAAAGAAAAAAGCCATATCCTCTGAAACACAGTCGTCTAACAGTAGCTCAGAAGATTCCCCCACAGCGGAAGAAGATAGCTCACCAATGGAAGAAGAAAGTGAGCCGCTTGAAGAACTCATAGATGGCAATTTTCCT CAAATGGTTATTGAAAATGCCAGAGAGAAAATTCTGAGCAACAAATGTCTCCAGGAGAAGCTAGCTGAAAACATTAACAAATTCTTGGGCAG CGATGGCACGGTTACTCAGACTCCAAAGCAACCAGACACTGGCCCTACAATACAGGAGTCTTCAATTGATGAGCTTCTTGGTCTCCAA CAGGGCGAGATTCACATGACAGAGGAAGCCATCCAGGAAATTCTGGAGCAAACTGAGTCAGATCCAGCATTTCAAGGACTCTTTGATATGTTTGATTTTG gTAAAACCAAGGGTAGCAAAAGTGCTCCTCAAGGCATCCTTGCTCAGAGTGGAGGGGAAGAGAATGCTATGTTGGTGGATGAAGAAAACCTGAAAGCACTTGAAAGCTATATTGGAACAAAAGAAATGA GTGATGGTTCCCAAGACAGATTGTCCTACACAGGAGACCATTCCGAAGAGGCCGTTTGCATCCTGAAGTCTGGGGACAATGATGTAATCTTGGAAGAACATCTGAAGATGCAAAGTATAATAGATGGAGAATTTCAAGTGGTCTCTGAAACAAGGATTGAAACGGATTCAAATCAAACTAGACTGGATAGCCAACATCTCCAGCATAAAACTACCTTTGAATCTGACCCAGACCAGGTTTCTGCTCTTGAGTTCAATGAAAACCAAGAAGATTCTTATCAAAAGCAAGAAACAGCGGCAAGTAGAATAGATGCAGAAATGGAAACAGGCCTGTTGCATCAAGGTGTCCAAAATTTGCCTGAATTGCACTATGATCAGTTGGATAATCAACAGAAGTCCCTCTCGGAAAGAGCTGAGTGTTGTTCGTTGCCTGATAACATGTTATCTGAAAACACAGATGCAAAATTTCTCGCTCCTCTACATGCTGGTCACAGTGAGATGCTGGAAAAAACAAATGTTGTTGACTCTGACCATTTGGAAGATGCAACTAAAAGGGTAGAGCAGGCACCTCAAGGATCTGCTTTCTTTcctgcccccagccccccaaaTCCTAACAGTCCTACCCTCTCTAACTTCCAGGAGCAAAATAAATTGGCAGATTCTATTACAGCGCCTGTAGCCAGTGCATCGAATCCAACTCCAACTGAGCTCCAGCTCGAAGTGGTTGATACTTCCAGCAGTTTACCTTCTGAGGACCAGATTGTGCTTGCAGAATCTTGTTCAGAACCCCCTAACCAGAAATCGGCAGATTCTGAAGTGATGCTGGTAGAAATGCAGGAGCCGTCGTCTTCCACAAAACCAGACGCCGATAGCTTATTTCTTCCTTCCGACAACGAGAGGCATACAGAAATGCCCGTGGAAAGCCAGCCCACCACACCCACTGCTTGCTCTGTGCCTCCACCAGAGCCAACAGGGGAATCGAGTCCAGGGGCCAAAGCGGCAGGCAGTGTTTCCTCCAGCGGCCAAGCTGCCGAAGACGATCCTTCCAGCATTGTCTCCCTCAAAATCATCATCAGCGACGACCCCTTTGTTTCTTCAGAGACCGAGCTGAACAACGCCGTTTCCAGCATCACTGGAGACAATTTGCCAACCATCATATTGTCTTCTCCAGCAAAGTCACCAACCCGGATGATGGGACCAGCCAGGTGCATAGTAACTCCAGAAGAGGCAGAAAGGACCGGGGAGTCCACTTTGGTAGAACAGAATCTTCTCATCGTCAGGTCTCAGGATTCCGTTGTGAGCACGCTCAGCGTGCAGAATGAAGAGTGCGCCGTCTTTTCCGTTTCCGGGGCTTCCAGTGCTGCCAAGGACGGGGGATTTATACAGCTGGTGCCAGGCGCAAGCACTTCCTTCAACGGCTCCAACAGCGTTTATATCGCCACCTGCATGACTGAGCCAGCCGCTTTGGGTACAGGGGTGACCCCATCCAATTTGGTCATGTTGCCGGGCAGTTCCACGTCCCTCACACCGCAGGTCCCGGCGGCACAGCAGTTACGGACCCCTCCCAGAACAAGCGGCTTGTTCGCCATGAACCCGCCAATGTCTCCAAACTTTTCACAGG GTTCTGCCATTATAATCGCGTCTCCCGTGCAGCCTGTGTTGCAAGGAATGGTGGGGATGATTCCAGTGTCTATAATGGGACAGAGCGGAAATGCCTTCTCGGATCCTTCCCGTCAG GTCCTGCACATGCCTATACAGACGTCGCTAGGCAGTGGAGGAGTTCCGAAATTACCTCTCCCTCCCAAATCTCAGAAATTGCCAAGAAGCAAGTCAAATGCCG ggaAGCTAAAAATGGATCAGAGTGGATCGGATTCTGTAAATCGTCCCGGTTCTCGTATGCAAAG AGGTGGAAACTCAGAGAGGAATGCCTGTGCCAACTTGAGGAAGAAACTCGAGGCTGTAGCTGTTGATGTCACAAGCTCCAGCCCCAAGCAAAATGAGACCCACAGAAGAGTCCTCTACTTTGACAGCGCTCTGGCTGAAACTGGGGGAAACCCTCCAGCTTCACAGAAAGAACGGAATGAAAGCCCTGTACTCTCTGGGAACTCTCACAGTGGGGCGCCTTCATCTGCCAAAACTCAGCCCAGCAAAAGAGAGCGAGAGAGGACATTGCCTAGGATTTTATGTAAGCCGGATATTACTAACAGGACCACGGCTGTGAAAGAAGCCCAGTCCGAGAGGAAGGCTTCAGGGCTAGGACTGGCATCGGACATGCTAAGAAAGCAGACCGCAAATAAAGAGAATGAGCTAGAAAGATCTGTGGAGAAAAAAAGCCCGAACCATGAAGTGGCTTCCCTGTCAAACGGTCAACAAAGTATTAACCTTCACGTGGAGAAGAACGGCTCGCCAGCGCAAGAACCGACCAAGAAACAGGGGCTGCAGGTGAATGCCAATAGCAAGAATTCTGGAGTCTTGACTTCAAAGGAGCCTAAGAAGGACTCAGCAAAATCTCCTAGCCAGGCCCACTGCTTGACCAGTCCCTTAACCAAACAAGCCGTAGAGCTGCTGCATGACATTCAGAAGCATAGTCCTGCCGCTAAACTGCCTGAAAACGGGGACTTGCCAGTTCCCCGCACTCCTGGTTCTGGGGAGAGACACTCAGAAGACACCTTTGATATAATAAGGACACCGACATGTAAACGGTTCAGTGAAGACAGTGCAACTCCCAGGATCATGGTCCCTCCAGCTACCCCTGACTTGCCAGCTTGTAGCCCAGCAAGCGAAACCGGCAGTGAAAACAGCGTGAGCATGGCTGCCCACACTTTAATGATACTTTCCCGAGCAGCTATCGCAAGGACAAGTACAAATACGCCTCTCAAAGACAATACCCAACAGTTCAGGTCTTTAAGGAGCGCagcaaaaaaaaggaaacaggaagaggTGCTGGAGTGTGAAAGAAATTCCCGGCCCGCCAGCAAAAAGGACCTTACGAACTTCACAGTgccaataaagaagaagaaagtaaAG caGAAGAAGCTACCCATTTCCTTTCCTGCAGGGATGGATGTGGACAAGTTCTTGTTATCGCTGCATTATGATGAATAA